The Strix aluco isolate bStrAlu1 chromosome 1, bStrAlu1.hap1, whole genome shotgun sequence genome has a window encoding:
- the ZBTB47 gene encoding zinc finger and BTB domain-containing protein 47 has product MLIVEKTTDYPSAEYSLVEDVALHFTCLMDRLNEQRLFQPDLCDVDIVLVQHKSIFPAHKGVLAAYSQFFHSLFTQNKQLQRVELSLEALTSQGLQQILNFIYTSKLLVNSCNVQDVLNAAAVLQMNNIASSCQDLLDTRSLSLAADMALPAESCAGPPPYYCEIKQEVDAPHPKIYAREGNDPYSVRVEDGAGGGTLPPGPAKQYYKEEKDGGPGAVCKMEGEESEEDLDSQGSYNREQIIVEVNLNNQTLNVSKGMEGKAAASEAAVMGRPDGDGRDTEEDGEEENEEGEEEEEEEEDADVGEEEEEEHSEEEDLEETTEEEDDDDDDEDVSEVKREKGGQPRRGSRASKATKPAMATRSQEMAKVEEEEEEEEEGQRGRKRKKEQDGLGQKVKLEEKQHYPCKKCPRVFNNRWYLEKHMNVTHSRMQICDKCGKRFLLESELLLHHQTDCEKNIQCVTCGKGFKKLWSLHEHNKIVHGYAEKKFSCEICEKKFYTMAHVRKHMVAHTKDMPFTCETCGKSFKRSMSLKVHSLQHSGEKPFKCENCNERFQYKYQLRSHMSIHIGHKQFMCQWCGKDFNMKQYFDEHMKTHTGEKPYICEICGKSFTSRPNMKRHRRTHTGEKPYPCDVCGQRFRFSNMLKAHKEKCFRVSNPLALDTAAPQPAASPAPLPPGPGVSPLPLPLLHPLPQTLPPPPHLPPPPPLFPAGRINLNNN; this is encoded by the exons ATG ctgatAGTCGAAAAAACGACTGACTACCCTTCAGCTGAGTACTCCCTGGTGGAGGATGTAGCCCTCCACTTCACGTGTTTGATGGACAGACTGAACGAGCAGCGCCTCTTTCAGCCGGACCTGTGCGACGTGGACATCGTGCTGGTGCAGCACAAGAGCATCTTCCCGGCGCACAAGGGGGTCCTGGCGGCCTACAGCCAGTTCTTCCACTCCCTCTTCACCCAAAACAAGCAGCTGCAGCGTGTGGAGCTCTCTCTGGAGGCCCTCACCTCGCAGGGCCTCCAGCAGATCCTCAACTTCATCTACACCTCCAAGCTCCTCGTCAACTCCTGCAATGTGCAGGACGTGCTGAACGCGGCTGCCGTGCTGCAGATGAACAATATTGCCTCCTCCTGCCAGGACCTCCTCGACACCCGCTCGCTCAGCCTGGCCGCTGACATGGCCCTGCCTGCTGAGAGCTGCGCCGGACCCCCACCCTACTACTGCGAGATCAAGCAGGAGGTGGATGCCCCCCATCCCAAGATCTACGCCCGGGAGGGCAACGACCCCTACTCGGTGCGGGTGGAGGACGGAGCAGGTGGTGGGACGCTCCCCCCGGGTCCAGCCAAGCAGTATTacaaggaggagaaggatggTGGTCCAGGCGCTGTCTGTAAGATGGAGGGTGAGGAGTCTGAGGAGGACCTGGACAGCCAGGGCTCGTACAACCGGGAGCAGATCATCGTGGAGGTAAACCTCAACAACCAGACCCTCAATGTCTCCAAGGGCATGGAGGGGAAGGCAGCCGCCAGTGAGGCGGCCGTGATGGGGCGGCCTGACGGTGATGGGCGTGACacggaggaggatggggaggaggagaatgaggaaggagaggaggaggaggaagaggaggaggatgcggACGTgggcgaggaggaagaggaggagcacAGCGAGGAGGAAGACCTGGAGGAGACAACGGAAGAAGAggacgatgatgatgatgatgaagatgtGTCAGAGGTGAAAAGGGAAAAGGGTGGACAGCCCCGCAGAGGCAGCCGGGCATCCAAAGCCACCAAACCTGCCATGGCAACCAGGTCCCAGGAGATGGCcaaggtggaagaggaggaggaggaggaagaggaaggccagcgagggaggaagaggaaaaaagaacaggATGGTTTGGGCCAGAAGGTGAagctggaggagaagcagcactACCCATGCAAGAAGTGCCCCCGGGTCTTCAACAACCGCTGGTACCTGGAGAAGCACATGAACGTCACACACAGCCGCATGCAGATCTGTGACAAGTGTGGCAAACGCTTCCTGCTCGAGAGCGAGCTGCTGCTGCACCACCAGACCGACTGCGAGAAGAACATCCAG TGCGTGACGTGTGGGAAGGGGTTCAAGAAGCTCTGGTCCCTCCATGAGCACAACAAGATCGTCCATGGCTATGCTGAGAAGAAGTTCTCCTGTGAGATCTGTGAGAAGAAGTTCTACACCATGGCCCACGTGCGCAAACACATGGTTG CCCACACCAAGGACATGCCGTTCACCTGCGAGACCTGCGGGAAGTCCTTCAAGCGCAGCATGTCCCTCAAGGTCCATTCACTCCAACACTCTGGGGAGAAGCCTTTTAAATGTGAG AACTGCAACGAGCGCTTCCAGTACAAGTACCAGCTGCGCTCCCACATGAGCATCCACATCGGCCACAAGCAGTTCATGTGCCAGTGGTGTGGCAAGGACTTCAACATGAAGCAGTACTTCGACGAGCACATGAAGACGCACACGG GTGAGAAGCCCTACATCTGCGAGATCTGCGGGAAGAGCTTCACCAGCCGCCCCAACATGAAGCGGCATCGCCGGACCCACACAGGCGAGAAGCCGTACCCCTGTGACGTCTGCGGCCAGCGCTTCCGCTTCTCCAACATGCTCAAAGCCCACAAGGAGAAATGTTTCCGTGTCAGCAACCCCTTGGCTTTGGACACAGCCGCCCCCCAAcccgctgccagcccagccccgctgccccccggccctGGTGTCTCCCCCTTGCCCTTGCCGCTGCTTCATCCCCTTCCACagaccctccctccccctcctcaccTACCACCACCCCCTCCCCTGTTTCCTGCAGGGAGGATAAATTTGAACAACAACTag